CAAACCCTTCACTTATTTTAATGGCTTTAATTGGATCATCAACCCTGCTTGCGATTATTGGCGGAGTAATTGGTGTTTGCATAAATCAAAAAACTGTGAAAAAAGATGAAAACAGATCTGGTAAAACAGTTGAGTTTACTGAACGTGTTGCTACCAATGAGGATTGGCCTAAGAATTTAGCAGTTTGGCTTGCTGGTTTGGGTGTTTTGTTCTTGTTTTTATATTTCCCCATATTTGGTGGTATTCTCATCCTGTTTTCACTGTTAATTTATGTCTCCAGGAACTTCATGATTATATATGCCTTTGTAGGTGCATATTTAGGTTATACTTTCATTCAGGCGATTTTTGGGGTTATGGGCCTGTTTTATGCCAATATGAGTACCTATGAAACAGAGGCCATGTACAGTTTTGTAGCTTTAACCATATTTAACCTGGTTGTTTCAGGCTACGTGCTTTATAAAACCAGAAAATTGGATAAATAATGTATTTTAAGGGATGTATCCATGATAAAAGGAAAATGGTATTAAATCAGTCTTTTTCTGAGTCATCCTTAACATAATACTCAAGGGTTCCACCACATTCACACTTTAAGAAGTCTTCAGGGGCTTCATCTTCTTTAAGCTCGTAGTAGCCACCACACTTTCTACATATAAAGTAACGCATTTTCCATCACCTAACTTTTGTTAATGATTAACAATTTTTGAAGGAGTTATTTCTTCTTTAAGTTGAAGTCGCCTTTTCGGTGGCAGGCAAATATAC
This Methanobacterium petrolearium DNA region includes the following protein-coding sequences:
- a CDS encoding DUF5518 domain-containing protein, whose translation is MGYLICEKCEGYYQLQEEEDPDDFKSCECGGKLIFVRNLIDYYGETLDESLIKKDAEKRLEPDLEPGTRKLPVLNMKSLFLGGVVWVALDSLLYKVSIYNTDGIAVFSLLFAQLFGGLVAGYLSGKEIKAGIINGFIVGIFFTIILIILRLPITSSNPSLILMALIGSSTLLAIIGGVIGVCINQKTVKKDENRSGKTVEFTERVATNEDWPKNLAVWLAGLGVLFLFLYFPIFGGILILFSLLIYVSRNFMIIYAFVGAYLGYTFIQAIFGVMGLFYANMSTYETEAMYSFVALTIFNLVVSGYVLYKTRKLDK